The nucleotide window CGGTGCATGGCCGCACTTTGGGCATGCAGCGAAATGATCGTGACCCGGTACCAGTACATCGCTGGCAGGGGCTACGGTTTTGCTCCAGCTGCAGACGGGGCAGTGGCGGTGGCGTGGGGGCAGTGGGATGGGCATGGCCGGTTATAGATTTCGACAAATATCTAAATTTATTTTTACGAAATCATTCCATTCAAAAAAATGGGAAAGATTTTGCTTGTAATAGTCCTCAATCCGACAAACCAAAGGACGGTTTTGATAGATAAGACATAGATTCGTGGTTTCGTCAAAATGCATGCATATCGAATCACCACGATCCAGCCAAGATGTTTCCTGGCTTCTGTCTACATGCCGACAACACTTGCCACAGCCATTGCATGGAAATGGTTGGCGACTGGCGCCGTGTGTCACGGTCATGCATTCAATGCCAATTGCTGGATAACTACCCATTTTTGCAGGCGCTCGCTGGTAGCTTTCTCTGTTTCATTGAAGCCTTCGCGCATCTTGTCAATTTGTGAATTCAATTGAGCAAAGAAATCATCAATTTCTGGAAAAATATTTGTACGCATGAATTGATTGAAGCCATCGGCAAGCTCCTGCGCAAAATCATCTATTTGTTGCTCCGCTCGCTCGCGTGCAAGGCGCTGTGCTTCCATTTGTTCACGCATTGCCTTTTCTTCTGGGTCGCCAGAAAAAATGTCCCATAAAGCCATTCCCGTCGAGACGGCAAGGCCGACATATGGAATATATTTGCTCATCACGGTTCCGGCCCATTTCTCCATGGTCTTGGGACCAATTCCCTTCATCAGCGAAGGCAGTAGCTCCTTGACGGTTTTCAGGGTGCTGACGATATGCTCCGGTTTGACCATTACCGTCATTTGCTTGGCCGCTTGCGCAGCCATTTCAGCAGAAATGCCTGAAGTCCTTTGCGTTTTCTGTATGGGTGGATTTGGATCGGAAGCATTCTCTGCGACAGGTATGTCTCCAGTGTGGCTGTATTGCTCCACATGAGGCATGGCAGCCTGCAATTCCTCGATATCCTGCTGTGCAATAGAGACGAGTTCCTGCAGTCGAAGGTTCAGATGCTGTTGTATCTGCTCGCTGGCTTGCTGCATGATGCTCTCTATTTTTTGCTGGCAATCATCTGGGCTGGTGCGCAAGGCCCGTTTGGTTTTTTCGTAGATGGACTGCCGCTCTTTTTCGATGGCATGCACCATATCGGAAGAAAGCGCTGATTTCTCGCGTGCCATCTGGCGTAGGAATTTATCGAATTTCTTCATGGCCGCGGTATCGCTTTGCTGGCTGCCAAGGGTGTTGACCTGAAAATTCAAGAACTCCAGAAGCTGATGTTTGAGGCGGTCATATACATCATCTGGAGATATTTCATCCAAAAATTTGGTGAGCTGCGTCTTGAAAGATGGGTAACCACTCAACTCAACAAGTTCTGGTTTGTCTTTCAATTGGCCGAGTAAGGCGCGCCGTGCATTGATTCTAACAATGGGAACTTCCTTGAGAATGTTGCTCATGTTGCGCTGGGCCGCAATCTGCTGGAGCTGCTCGCGGGTCTGGTCTTTGAGTTTAATGTAATCCTCATCGCTCAGTCCCTTTTTGTCATTAAATACCATGAATACCTGTTTGCGTTCTGCCAATAAGTCCACCAGCACTTCCAGCGTTTTGGCTTCTTCAACAGTTCCCAGCGGATCGACGACGAAGATCACAGCATCTGCCTTGAGCATTTGGGCCTTGGTGACGTCTTCGTGTGCGATGGGAGCATCTACGCCAGGGGTGTCGAGAATGCTGTATTTACCCCAAGCATAGGATGTCACTTGATCGGTCAACGGAATATCATCCATTGCAGCTTCTTCTCTGCCCAGCAACACATTGATAAGGGTACTCTTACCTGCGTTATAGACGCCATAGACCATGATGCAGGCGTCAGGCTTGTTTTTCTTTTCCTCGAAATTTTTCTCGATAGGAGAGAATTGTGCCGATTTCTCATCATGAGTGCTGCACAGAAGGCGGGCTTGCTCATAAGCATTCAGCAATTGTGTGGAATTTATTTTCATGGTATTTAAATCAAAGTGCGGTTTTGGCTTCGTCGTGGATTAATTTCAATTCAAAATGAAATTTTTTCATGTCGGACGAAATTTTTTCCAGGAGATCTTGAATGCTGCCATCAAAATCATTCCATAGACGATTGGAGTTTTCTTTCAGTGAACTGTCGAGGGCATCTCCATAGATGTCTCGTAATTTTTGCCGAATGTCTTGGAGGTTGTCACCTACGGTGATTTGGATGTCGCGGTAGCGAATGCTGGCACTGTCGCCAGTCATACTTCCCAAACCACCGCCAATCGTGGAGCCGATAGCGGCACCAGCGGGGCCACCGAAGAAAAGACCTAACAAACCTCCCGCGACTGCGCCAATGCCTGAATTGCGTTTTTTGCTTCCTGACCGCGTGCCTGCTTCCACCTGTTCGGTGATGGTGTCGAGCTTGAAATCAGGGATCTGAGGAAGAAGGCTATTTTGATAGGTATTCTTGATGCTGGAATCAAGATCCTTGGTCAAATCATCAGTGATGGCCTGCAATTGCTTATTGATAATCTGCTCAAATTTCTTGCCGAGCTTGCTGTGAAATGCTTTCAATTCATTGTTGGTGTGGTTCTGATCGCTGCGCTGGGCTTCCAGTCCATCAAAAAATTGATCGATAAAGCGTTGGATATGGACTTTTCCCTCTCGCATGTGTATGGGGATTTTCTTTTCTAACTTGTCGCGCACCTTCTGTAAACCTGGCCTAAAACTGTCGATCAACTGCTGATAGGGTGCTAAATCATTCTCACAGTTTCTCAGAAAATTGTACAAATTACTCATGGGTACACGCTGCTTGATCTTCACCCCTTCGGATTGGCAAATTTCTTGCAGCGTTGCACAGAAAACCCCCAAGCCACTGTCGAAGAGAGCCACGGAGTCATTGGCATGTTCCTGGGCATAGCGTGATGAAATGGAGAATATTTCAATCCTTTCTGCGCCTGGAATTTCTTTCAATTCACCACGCACATAGCTTTGCTGTTTTTTGCGACGCTCCACATCTTTCATGATGACGCATTGCACGATGTCGCCGTCATCGTTGACATCCTCTTCGATGTCATCACTGCCCGTGAGCAGCAACAGGGTTCTTTTGTCCTTTCGGATGAGTTCCCTGATCTCTGCCAGGTCGCTGGCGCGGCCTGGTGAATCGGACTTCATGGTGTAGAGAATTAAATCTGCATGATCCAGGTATTCACGGGCCAGATTGCCATTTTCTGCTTTCAGAGAGTGCAAGCCCGGTGAATCCACCCATGTCAATCCAGGTAGATTGAAACTTTGTATGGAGCTTGTGGCTTCGGTAGCGCCTACACGGAATTCACGCTTGTTTTCAGCTTCCTTGTGCTGATCTCCGCCTTCTACATCTACTTTGGCGTGTGATTGATACTGGGGATAGTGCTCGGGCGGTGTCTGGCGTTTGATGCTATTTGTGGGATCGGTATGACCCCAGGCCATATAGTTGCCCAGAGAGCTTTTGCCAGATTTGACTTTGCCGCTGACAAAAACCAACAGTGAATCTTCAAAACCCTGGCGGAATTCAACACCTTTTTGACGCCCCGCCACTTTTTCATCCCACTCACGGCTGGTTTGCGCCATGGTCGTCACAAAATTTTGCAGGGAGGCTTGCAACGGGTTGTTTGCAGGTAGGTTTTTTTGAGCTTCTTGCAGATGATCGGAGATGGCATTGATCAGCTTGGCGCGTGAGGCATCGAATGATTTTTCCAGCTTTTGGGCCTCTTGCAATGAACTGGTGAATTGCGTCGCCAGCCCACCAAAAGATTGAAGTAGTGCCTGTCTTGTGATGGATTTTCTTGTCATTTTTTGACCTTTCATGCCGAGGGGCTTGCCATTTTCATGAGCAGCTTTTTGACCTCCTGCAATTCTTGAATGCCTTCATCCAGGCGTTTTATGCGCTCTTTCTTCTTTTGTAATTCTGCGCCGTACTGGAATTCTGGTTTGTAAAGTTCAGAAAAGATGGCCAGGTTTTCGATGGTTGTTTTGTGCGATGCTCTTTGGGTGAGAATTGCCTCCAAACCATCAATGCTGGAAAAAAGGTGGAGGTCTCTCCGGGAGGCATCTTCCATGTCAAACTGCAACCGGCCTTTCTTCAAATCGAAATCCAGCTCGAATCCTTCGCGTGATGTTGCTTCCACCAATTCAGAAGGGAGAGCTTCTGCCAGGTTTTGACCAAAAATACGTCCTTGTTTTTGGAATTCTTCTTTGGCCGCTTCCAATTTTTTGGAGCGTTCGCGCTCCTTGCGCTCTTGTTCTGCATTTTCTCTTCGGTGGCGCTCCGCAGCATCGCTATCGCTGCTGGAACTGCTACTGGAGTCGTCGTCGCTAAAAGCTTTATATGCTGCTATGCCTGCGAAAATAGCGCCGCCAATCAACCAAGGTAAGGCCATTGCGATACTCCTTAAATTTTCTTGAAGTTGCTTGTGCTCTCATTCAAGAAAGCCTGTAATTGATTCATCTGTGCATTGAAATTGGAAAATTTCTCACTGATCTCTTGCCGGATGGCTGTTTTTTCATCGCGTAGCTCTTGTATCAAGCTTTCCGATTCATTCAGGAGAATTTCGATGTTGGAGGCAGTTTTATTGCTGCGCGTTTGACGCACTTTTGGGGTTATTTTTTGTAGATGCTGCGCCAATGCCTCGATATGGCTTGCCTGGATTAACCCATTTTTCTGCTGGCTGATGCCTGTTTTATAGCGGGTGTTGGATATTTGAATCGTGGTCAGTGAAATATCGAGGTGCTCCTGGCACTGCTTTTGAATGGCCTCGTCGATGGAATCAATCTTGGATTGCTCCTCTTTATCGATCTTGCTGATAACGATGATGATGCTGTGCTTGGTGGATTTTCCGAAATTGCCCTTCAATTGGCGTAAAAAATCCATTTCGACGGATTCCAGCTCCCCCTGCGGCTGGTGAACGAAGAGCACGATGTCAGCTTGGTGAATGCCTTGGCTGGCAATAGCATCATCTTTAGCGTTAGCGTCTAGGCCAGGAGTGTCCAGATAGATATGATTTTTAGTTTCCAGTGTTTTGTTGGCGGTGGTTTCCCGCTGGTCAGCTGTCTTGAAATATTCTTGATCGATATGCTGTGTGAGCATATTGAGTAAATAGCTTTTGCCGGCGTTCATGAGGCCGCAGACTGCGATGATTGGTTTCTCTGATGGTGCGTTTGAAATCAAATTTTCGTATCGATGTCGGAGATCGTTGATTTTTTTCATGGTCAATAGTGCTTTCAGGGCCTTGCAAAGACTAAGGAAAGGGGCCGGATGTATCGGAGCTTTTATGGTTTGCGCAAGCTTTACTGGCCCTGCGGCGCAACGTCCTTGATGGTGGCCAGCAAACTGCGCTTCATTCCCTCGAATTCCGCCTGTGTCAGCGCACCCTGCTGGTATAGCGCAAAGAGCGCGCGCAGTTCGTCAATGTTGCGCTGCATGGGCGAGCCTTCCGCGGGCGCATTGGCTTTTGTTTGAGGCGAGGGCGTTTCCTGCCGCGCGGTAGCTGCATTGGCGGCTTTTCCCGTGGCGGCAGGAAGCGGCGTAATCAAAGGCTTCTTGTCCGATACATCGTCGCGCCCGCTTTCCGCCAGCCAGGCAAACCCGCGCTGGATCATCTGCACCCCTGCCGAAATCCCATACAGCACGCAGCTGATGGCGAACAGCCCCAGCAGAAAAAGAATGAATTGGCCCATGGTGCTTGCTCCTTGTTGGATTCAGTCAATCAATGCGTCAATGGACGGCCCGGCTCAGTCTTCCCACTTGGCCAGCGCCTGCCGCAGCCCTTCCACCAGCGCCTCGTGCCATGCCTTGGGCTCCACGATGCGCACATTCGGCAGCCAGTACCGCACCACGGGCAGCAATTGGTTGATGTGGTTGATCTGCGTGGTCACGAGCAGCGAGCCGTCGCTGTCTTCCCGTTGCTGCTGCTGGGGCAGCAGCGGGCGGCGGGTGAAGTAGTGGGCGATGCTGGGGGCCACGCGCAGCAGCACTTCGGTGGTGCCTTCGGTGAACCACACGTCGTCCTTGGCATTGATGTAATCCTGGTGCGCGCGCTTTGGTATGAAGCGACGGGTTTCGTCCACTTGTAGTGCTTCGATCAGCCCCACGCTGAAGTTCTTCAGCCGCCCGGCTTCTTCGGCCGCCAGGTACCACACGCCGGTTTTGTGGATCAGCCGGTAGGGCTGCGCGTGGCGTGGCTTGTCCTTGTAGGTGAAGCGGCACTCGCGGCGCTGCTCGATGGCCGTTTGCAGCAGGGCGAAGTGCGGGCCTTGTGCGCCCAGGTCTTCCTGCGGCGTGGGCTGGACGCGGGTGCTGCGGCGCGGTTCCGGCGTTTCCAGTTGCGTGAGCAGGTAGCTCAGGCTGCTGTCGGGGAAGAAGTGTTCCGTGCCTGTCAGGCGCGCGTAGCCGTGCAGGTGCGTTGCGGGCACGGTGGCGCGCCATGCCTGGGCCAATTGCCACAGGCCGTCGGCGTTGCGCTCGGCGATGTCTTTCAGCCGCATGCCCAGGTCGCGCTCGATGGTGCGCACGTCCACGTTGAACTTTTTTACCAGTTCGTGCTTGTCCAGTGCCCTGCCTTGGTGCAGGAGGGCCAGGATGCCGGACAGGCGCTGGGCCAGCTTGAAGTTGGAGGGGGTAGCAGGCATGGAAAAGCGGGTTGTGCTGTGGTGTTGGAGGCACTCTAGAAGCCCGGTGCGGCATCCCGTGCCGCCGTGCGAACGAATCTGTGGGCCGATTGATGTAAGTATCTGTGTTGTCCATTCTGCCGTATATATACGTAAGTGGCGACAAGGCTTGCCGCACCCTCGCCGAATGGGCGATGTGGTCGATCAGGCGCTGGGGCAGACGGTGCGCAAGCTGCGCACGGAGCGGGGCTGGAGCCAGGCCGACTTGGCCCTGCGCGTGGGCATGGACCGCAACTACCTCTCGCTCATCGAGCTGGGCCGCAACAGCCCGAGCGTGCGCATGCTCATGCGCCTGTGCCTGGCGCTGGATGTGCGCGCGGCTGATCTGCTGGATGACGTGGAGCGCCGCGTGCAGGCGCAGAAGCCGTTCGAGGGGTGAACGGTTGAATATGGCTGAAAAGTGGCTCCAGCCCTTGCTGGGTAAGCGCTGGAAGCTCACTTTTACATAGCGTCAATCTTCGGCCGGGATGGCTTCCACAGCACCGTTGCGCAGCGTGAAGCGGTGCAGTTGCATGTGGGCGCGTTGCCGTTCTGCCTCTGGCTCGAAGGGGCCGAAGAAGCCGTTCATGGTGACCAGGGGCATGGGCGTGCCGTCTGGCGCTTTTTCGAGCGTGGCGGTGGCGATGTCGGAGCACGAGCCGAATTCCGGCGTCACCGTAATGCCCTGTGCCGTGAGCGTGACGAAGCGGTAGAGCGCCGGGCAGAGCGTTCCGCCAGTGTCTTGCAGCAGCACGATGTCCCGGTTTTCCAGTTCGTAGTGGGCCGCGATGTGCAGCGCGGCATTGCCTTGCACCGCTTCGGCGGTGCCGGGGATCTGCCAGGGCATGCGGTCTGGTGCAGCAGGCGTGGCCGTGGCGGGCGGGGCGCTGGCGCTGGTACGCCCGAGCAGGGCCAGCAGCTTGCGCCGCAGGCCGTTCCACCAGGCGGCCAGGCGTTCCAGCAGCGTGGGCGGCGCGGCGGCGGGGGCCGGGGCGGGGGCGCTGGCATGGGCGCAGGCGGGCTGTGGGTTGGCGAGCACGGGGCGGCCTTCGAGCAGCAGCAGGTGCTCGTCGGTGATGCGCAGCTCGCCCTGGCGTGTGCGCAGCGCGCGTTCCTCCAGGGGCAGGCTGGGCTGCATGAATGCGTTCTGCACCTGGGTGATGAGCCACCAGCCCGAGGGCCGGTCGGCAAAGCGCAGTTGCGGCAGCAGGGCTTCGTCCGGTTCGGTGGTGTGCGCGCCTTCGGCCACGCAGGCCAGGCCCGGCAGGCAGCGCGCCAGGATCACCTGGCCGGCCTGCGAGGCGTTGGCGAACACCTGGCCGATCAGGTCGCCCGATTCGGGGCTGACGAACCACAGCACGGAATGCGTGGGGCCGCGTTCGAGCTGGCCTTCCAGCGTTTCTTCGGCCTGGGCGCTGGCGCGCCAGGGGGCGAGCGCCAGGGCTGCCGCCAGCAGGGCGGCAGGGTAGAGGGGCAGTGGCATGGCTTCACCCTTCCATGAGCGCGCCGAGCAGGAACATCAGCGCGGTGCCCGCCAGCCCCGTGGCGGAGAACACGGTGCCCAGCACGCCGTAGAGCTTGTTGCGCCCGGCTTGCACCAGGGCGGCGATGCCCAGACTGAGCGCCAGGGTTTGCGCCAGCCCGGTGGCGACCATGGCCAGGCCCAGAAGGCCCGCCGCCACGGAGTCTTCGTCCAGGCCGCCCGGCTGGGTGTCCAGCACGCCCGCGATGCCGATGGCGATGAACAGAATCGCCCCGGCGCCCAGGCTGATGGTCAGGGACGCGATGCCCAGCCCCGAATGCGGCTGCGTGGGTATGGCTTGGTACATGGCCGCCCCGCTTACCAGAAGAAGGAGAACGGTCCGGGCCGCGCGGCCTGGTAGGCGCGCACCTTGGCGTCGAATTCGGTGTCGCTCATCCAGACGTAGCGCACCAGCTCCACCATGATGAACACGGCGAAGGCAAAGTACAGCAGCCCGCCCAGCGGCGGCAGCAGCGCGAACAGCACGCCGATGACCACCGGCACGCCGAGCAACTGCAGCAGCCCCCAGCCCCAGGCTCCCATGTAGAAGCGGTGCGCGCCAAAGGCGCCCAGGAACAGGGCGAGCAGGGTGATGACGGGCTTGCGCTTGGGCCGCAGCGCCAGCGGCGGCGGCCCGTTCACCGCAGGGGCCGCCGCAGGCTCGGGCAGGGCCAGTTGCACCTGCCCGGCGCGGTGCGCGTCCAGCGCCACGCATTCCACGGCCATGCCGCGCTCGGGCGCGATGACCTCCATCCAGTCGGTGGCGCGAAAGCTCAGGCGCTGGCCTTCGGCCGTGGCGATCAAGCCCATTTCTTTGTCGGCAACGTACGCGAGAATTTGCCCTCTCATGCGGGTTCTCCTGATTGGTTGATGGTTTTGGCCCCAAAGGCTTTACCAGCAAGCGCGGGCAGCTATCTTTTTCGATAACCCTGGAGGGATTCCAGGCGCCCCGCGTGGCTGGTGGGGCGACTGTAGGAGGGCACTGCGACAGGGGGTGTCGCGCGGGCCGGGGCGGGTTTATTGCGGCGAATTTTTCGCGGGCGCCGCGCTGCCGCCCGCCGGTGCCTGTTCCTGCGGCGCTTCCCACTCCGCCCAGTCTGGCCCGAACAGCTCGGCCGGGTGCTGCGAGCGCTCCGAGCCATTGCCGCACAGCATGGCGTTGGCGGCGCAGTAGCGGTCGCAGCCCCAGCAGGTGCGCTCGGGGTGGGCCGGGTTCTGGGGGAATTTCTTGGGGCGCATGGCGGGTGGGGGAATGGCCTGCAGTCTGGGGATGCGTTGCGTGCAGGGTTTTGAGGCATGTCAAAACCGCGGGGTGCCACGGCACCCTGCGCGGGCGCGCCAACCTGATTACGATGGGCGGTTCCCTCCCTCTCCTGCCAACGCTGTCACGCCATGCTGCTGGGTCTTGCCGCCAACCGCCTGCACCACCGTACCGAAGACGCCGCGCTGTTCGCCTTCCTGCGCGCATGCGAGCCAGGTATCCGTGAACTCCAACTCGGCCTGCACGCCGTGGGCCGCACGCACGACGCCATCGTGGCGGCGGGCCTGCTGCGCGGCCATGCGCCACTGGTGCGCTACCCCTACGGGCGCCAGGGCGGGCTGATGAAGCTGGTGGCCGAGGTGGTGGGCATGGAGGATGAGGGGCGCACGCTCGATGGCGCCATCTACCTCATCGACCCGGTGGACCCGTCGTCCATCTTCCCCGAGGCGCTGGCGCTCAAGCGCCAGTGCGTGATCCATGGCAAGCCGTTCCTCTCCACCGTGGCCAGCGCGCGCGACTGGGTGGAGATGGAGCGCATGCACGCCGGCCTGCCGCCCGACCCCCGGGCCGACGGCTTGCACGACTATGGCGCGCAGACCCTGGCGCTGATCGCGCACGACGCCATGAAGGCCGAGATGCTGGCCTTTGCCGACCGGCATTTCGACGTGCTCTCGCGCTTCGGCCACCGCGTGGCCACCGGCACCACGGGCCTGCGCCTGAACGAGCTGGCCTGGAACCGGGGCTGGCCCACCGACCGCTACTGGGTGCAACGCTTTCACAGCGGCCCGCTGGGCGGCGACGCGCAAATCGCCGACCTGGTGCTGGAGCGCCGCTGCCACCGCGTGGTCTTCTTCGAGGACCCGCACGTGGCGCGCCAGCACGAGGCCGACATCCAGCTGCTGGAGCGCGCCGTGGCCACGGCCACGCACGACGCCGTGTGCACCACCTCGCCCAAGGTGGCGCAGCGCTGGTGCGAGGCGGCGCGGCGGCGTGAGGCCGGGCTGTGAGCAAGCTGGTGTCGATCGTCCTGGCGGCTGCCGTGCCGGTTGGGCTGGCGTGGTGCGTGGCCCAGGAACACCGCGCAGCGGAGCGGGCGCAGGCATTCTGCGCGGCGGCGCTGCCGGGGGCCGATGCCGCATCCCTGCAGGCGCAGGCGCTGGCCCAGGGCGCCCATGCGGGCCAGACGCGCTGGTCGCCGCAGGCCGATGGCGGCGAGCAGCTCTGGGCCACGTTCACCGGCGTCTTCCCGCTGTCGCGCCACATCTGCCTGGTGACGGCCCGCGCGGGCCAGGTGGTGGAAGCCCGGCTGACGTACCTGGACTGAATCGCGCTCCTCGTTCGATAGCTGCTTGCGCTTGTCCAGTAAGGGCTAGAGGCCATTTTTACCCTCAACATGGTATGGCGCCCGCAAATGGAATAAGCTGCAGCGCCAATGCCTTTCTCCGTTTCTTTCCTGGCCTGCATGCCGCGCGCGCGGCGGCGCTGGCGCGTCGGCGTGGCGGTGCTGGCGTGGCTGGCCCTGCCCGCCTGGGCGCTGCCCACGTTCGATGAGGTGCGCACGGGCTTCCGTTCGTCCGAAACCCTGGTGCTCTCGCGCGAGGGCGAGGTGGTGCAGCGCGTGCGCACCGACGCCAGCGTGCGCCGCGGCCAGTGGCAGGCGCTGGCCGACGTGTCGCCCGCGCTGCG belongs to Acidovorax sp. YS12 and includes:
- a CDS encoding YkgJ family cysteine cluster protein, with the protein product MTVTHGASRQPFPCNGCGKCCRHVDRSQETSWLDRGDSICMHFDETTNLCLIYQNRPLVCRIEDYYKQNLSHFFEWNDFVKINLDICRNL
- a CDS encoding 50S ribosome-binding GTPase, translated to MKINSTQLLNAYEQARLLCSTHDEKSAQFSPIEKNFEEKKNKPDACIMVYGVYNAGKSTLINVLLGREEAAMDDIPLTDQVTSYAWGKYSILDTPGVDAPIAHEDVTKAQMLKADAVIFVVDPLGTVEEAKTLEVLVDLLAERKQVFMVFNDKKGLSDEDYIKLKDQTREQLQQIAAQRNMSNILKEVPIVRINARRALLGQLKDKPELVELSGYPSFKTQLTKFLDEISPDDVYDRLKHQLLEFLNFQVNTLGSQQSDTAAMKKFDKFLRQMAREKSALSSDMVHAIEKERQSIYEKTKRALRTSPDDCQQKIESIMQQASEQIQQHLNLRLQELVSIAQQDIEELQAAMPHVEQYSHTGDIPVAENASDPNPPIQKTQRTSGISAEMAAQAAKQMTVMVKPEHIVSTLKTVKELLPSLMKGIGPKTMEKWAGTVMSKYIPYVGLAVSTGMALWDIFSGDPEEKAMREQMEAQRLARERAEQQIDDFAQELADGFNQFMRTNIFPEIDDFFAQLNSQIDKMREGFNETEKATSERLQKWVVIQQLALNA
- a CDS encoding dynamin family protein, which gives rise to MTRKSITRQALLQSFGGLATQFTSSLQEAQKLEKSFDASRAKLINAISDHLQEAQKNLPANNPLQASLQNFVTTMAQTSREWDEKVAGRQKGVEFRQGFEDSLLVFVSGKVKSGKSSLGNYMAWGHTDPTNSIKRQTPPEHYPQYQSHAKVDVEGGDQHKEAENKREFRVGATEATSSIQSFNLPGLTWVDSPGLHSLKAENGNLAREYLDHADLILYTMKSDSPGRASDLAEIRELIRKDKRTLLLLTGSDDIEEDVNDDGDIVQCVIMKDVERRKKQQSYVRGELKEIPGAERIEIFSISSRYAQEHANDSVALFDSGLGVFCATLQEICQSEGVKIKQRVPMSNLYNFLRNCENDLAPYQQLIDSFRPGLQKVRDKLEKKIPIHMREGKVHIQRFIDQFFDGLEAQRSDQNHTNNELKAFHSKLGKKFEQIINKQLQAITDDLTKDLDSSIKNTYQNSLLPQIPDFKLDTITEQVEAGTRSGSKKRNSGIGAVAGGLLGLFFGGPAGAAIGSTIGGGLGSMTGDSASIRYRDIQITVGDNLQDIRQKLRDIYGDALDSSLKENSNRLWNDFDGSIQDLLEKISSDMKKFHFELKLIHDEAKTAL
- a CDS encoding 50S ribosome-binding GTPase, with translation MKKINDLRHRYENLISNAPSEKPIIAVCGLMNAGKSYLLNMLTQHIDQEYFKTADQRETTANKTLETKNHIYLDTPGLDANAKDDAIASQGIHQADIVLFVHQPQGELESVEMDFLRQLKGNFGKSTKHSIIIVISKIDKEEQSKIDSIDEAIQKQCQEHLDISLTTIQISNTRYKTGISQQKNGLIQASHIEALAQHLQKITPKVRQTRSNKTASNIEILLNESESLIQELRDEKTAIRQEISEKFSNFNAQMNQLQAFLNESTSNFKKI
- a CDS encoding SHOCT domain-containing protein, producing the protein MGQFILFLLGLFAISCVLYGISAGVQMIQRGFAWLAESGRDDVSDKKPLITPLPAATGKAANAATARQETPSPQTKANAPAEGSPMQRNIDELRALFALYQQGALTQAEFEGMKRSLLATIKDVAPQGQ
- a CDS encoding WYL domain-containing protein — translated: MPATPSNFKLAQRLSGILALLHQGRALDKHELVKKFNVDVRTIERDLGMRLKDIAERNADGLWQLAQAWRATVPATHLHGYARLTGTEHFFPDSSLSYLLTQLETPEPRRSTRVQPTPQEDLGAQGPHFALLQTAIEQRRECRFTYKDKPRHAQPYRLIHKTGVWYLAAEEAGRLKNFSVGLIEALQVDETRRFIPKRAHQDYINAKDDVWFTEGTTEVLLRVAPSIAHYFTRRPLLPQQQQREDSDGSLLVTTQINHINQLLPVVRYWLPNVRIVEPKAWHEALVEGLRQALAKWED
- a CDS encoding helix-turn-helix transcriptional regulator; amino-acid sequence: MPHPRRMGDVVDQALGQTVRKLRTERGWSQADLALRVGMDRNYLSLIELGRNSPSVRMLMRLCLALDVRAADLLDDVERRVQAQKPFEG
- a CDS encoding TM2 domain-containing protein, whose translation is MRGQILAYVADKEMGLIATAEGQRLSFRATDWMEVIAPERGMAVECVALDAHRAGQVQLALPEPAAAPAVNGPPPLALRPKRKPVITLLALFLGAFGAHRFYMGAWGWGLLQLLGVPVVIGVLFALLPPLGGLLYFAFAVFIMVELVRYVWMSDTEFDAKVRAYQAARPGPFSFFW
- a CDS encoding DUF3079 domain-containing protein — encoded protein: MRPKKFPQNPAHPERTCWGCDRYCAANAMLCGNGSERSQHPAELFGPDWAEWEAPQEQAPAGGSAAPAKNSPQ
- a CDS encoding methylglyoxal synthase, producing the protein MLLGLAANRLHHRTEDAALFAFLRACEPGIRELQLGLHAVGRTHDAIVAAGLLRGHAPLVRYPYGRQGGLMKLVAEVVGMEDEGRTLDGAIYLIDPVDPSSIFPEALALKRQCVIHGKPFLSTVASARDWVEMERMHAGLPPDPRADGLHDYGAQTLALIAHDAMKAEMLAFADRHFDVLSRFGHRVATGTTGLRLNELAWNRGWPTDRYWVQRFHSGPLGGDAQIADLVLERRCHRVVFFEDPHVARQHEADIQLLERAVATATHDAVCTTSPKVAQRWCEAARRREAGL